Proteins found in one Pieris napi chromosome 11, ilPieNapi1.2, whole genome shotgun sequence genomic segment:
- the LOC125054191 gene encoding phosphatidylethanolamine-binding protein 1-like — protein sequence MFLQLCVVLFLINVIVKACGNECTCVSGYLRDEKSKLSTPEAFRFYNITPYHLPVPPVDQLKDEFITANVELGSFIPPQRIIDPDFIRYPQAKEGVKYTLILLDFDGFQSKDMKGYTLYALVVNVQKVDNIFLAGDMVAPFFPHAPSLGSGIHRLGALLYEQNGRIEPTNPDMLKIAISRVIPVPEELAKMFELGEPVAGTFFRTELKYCSN from the exons ATGTTCCTTCAACTGTGTGTcgtattatttttgattaatgTTATCGTAAAAGCTTGTGGTAATGAGTGTACTTGCGTGTCCGGGTACCTTAGAGACGAAAAGTCAAAATTGAGCACCCCCGAAGCCTTtaggttttataatattacgcCGTACCATTTGCCCGTCCCACCGGTAGATCAACTTAAg GATGAATTCATAACTGCTAATGTTGAATTGGGAAGCTTTATACCGCCCCAAAGAATTATTGACCCAGATTTTATACGCTATCCTCAAGCAAAGGAAGGTGTAAAGTATACATTGATTTTACTGG atttcgaCGGATTTCAATCAAAAGATATGAAAGGTTACACCTTATACGCCTTGGTTGTGAATGTTCAGAAAGTAGATAATATCTTTCTGGCTGGAGATATGGTAGCTCCCTTCTTCCCTCATGCACCGTCTTTAGGAAGTGGAATACATCGCCTAGGTGCCTTGTTATACGAGCAGAACGGACGCATTGAACCTACCAATCCAGACATGTTGAA AATTGCCATAAGTCGTGTTATCCCAGTACCAGAGGAGCTCGCGAAGATGTTTGAACTGGGTGAACCAGTTGCTGGGACCTTTTTCAGGACGGAGCTCAAATATTGTAGCAATTAA
- the LOC125054125 gene encoding 39S ribosomal protein L38, mitochondrial-like: MRFLIILFVVGSYGVLGDVPTSLKRALPIDVKACTCISSYQKAKLKISAPMAFKKYGISPQYLPVPPKDKLKGGFVTAAVELGNYIEPIRTIDPEFVSYPKGKNSVKYTLIMIDFDRHMGPAPNVHLIAIFVNVPNSKNLMVGGEEAVPFISPVPNIGTGIHRIAGILYEQNDHIDPNQIEFLKLTKSRVLHLAEFVKTYNLKPEPVAGTFYTTELKRCGNFKH, translated from the exons ATgcgatttttaattatattatttgtcgTAGGGTCGTATGGAGTCTTGGGAGATGTTCCTACGAGTTTGAAAAGGGCACTGCCTATAGATGTCAAGGCATGTACCTGTATCTCTTCATACCAGAAAGCCAAGTTGAAAATATCTGCCCCAATGGCCTTTAAAAAGTATGGGATCTCGCCGCAATACTTGCCCGTTCCGCCTAAAGATAAGCTTAAG GGTGGTTTTGTGACAGCAGCTGTAGAGTTGGGAAATTACATTGAACCAATTAGAACTATTGATCCAGAGTTTGTTAGTTATCCAAAAGGAAAGAATAGTGTAAAATACACTCTAATAATGATAG ATTTCGACAGACATATGGGGCCTGCACCGAACGTCCACCTCATCGCTATTTTTGTGAATGTACCAAATAGTAAGAATTTAATGGTTGGTGGTGAGGAAGCTGTGCCTTTCATCTCACCCGTCCCAAACATAGGAACCGGTATTCACAGAATCGCAGGCATCTTGTATGAGCAGAACGACCACATAGACCCTAAccaaattgaatttttaaa ATTGACAAAAAGCCGTGTTCTACATCTGGCAGAATTCGTAAAGACCTACAACCTCAAACCTGAGCCCGTGGCGGGGACTTTCTACACCACTGAACTCAAAAGATGCGGAAATTTTAAGCACTAA
- the LOC125053959 gene encoding uncharacterized protein LOC125053959, translating into MKMLLLLFLMGIHGTIGDRVCNKECTCIGNYLKAEETNLTVSEAFGKYDITPKYVPVSPKYLLEGNLVLADVYLGNFVPPIRTVEPEIKYSKGKNYVNYTIFIIDIDGPGCDASKSYLVSLTINVPKGDSNFILSRDSLVPVSPPMVKLGSGIHRVVGLLYEQKGWINPDTRELFELARTRIINLSDFTKKYHLVDLVAGNFYRTELDYCANWKNEDQDDDVNERCERLCKFVSCKDVNDDLKCNH; encoded by the exons ATGAAAAtgcttttattactttttttaatgggAATACATGGAACTATTGGGGACCGTGTATGCAACAAAGAGTGTACATGTATTGGGAACTACTTGAAAGCAGAAGAAACTAATTTAACTGTGTCAGAAGCGTTTGGGAAATATGACATTACTCCTAAATATGTACCAGTCTCCCCAAAATACTTATTAgag ggaAACTTGGTTTTAGCTGATGTTTATCTAGGTAACTTTGTACCGCCAATTAGAACTGTCGAACCAGAGATAAAATATTCGAaagggaaaaattatgttaattacaccatatttataatag atATAGACGGTCCGGGCTGTGACGCTTCAAAAAGCTACCTAGTCAGCCTTACTATAAATGTACCCAAAGGCGACAGTAACTTTATATTATCTAGAGACTCTCTTGTACCTGTGAGCCCACCCATGGTCAAACTTGGCAGCGGAATTCATCGGGTAGTTGGGTTGTTGTACGAGCAGAAAGGATGGATAAACCCTGATACAAGAGAATTATTTGa gctGGCAAGGACAAGAATTATAAACCTCTCGGACTTCACAAAGAAATACCACCTTGTGGACCTCGTAGCTGGCAACTTCTATCGGACTGAACTCGACTACTGTGCCAACTGGAAGAACGAAGATCAGGACGATGATGTAAATGAACGATGTGAACGATTGTGTAAATTCGTCTCCTGTAAAGATGTAAACGATGATTTAAAATGCAATcattaa